A genome region from Pseudanabaena sp. Chao 1811 includes the following:
- a CDS encoding multicopper oxidase domain-containing protein, with amino-acid sequence MDRQRRKILELGLGGIGLIGSAIACSPIATNRNSESDKSGNPPKKVVIPPIDISAASQERIKTSGLDPISALREFDYGKVTQENGRTVREFQLTAQSKTVKLNASTDFITWNVNDRVPGPTLRATEGDRIRIAFANQGGHAHSLHFHGEHPSEMDGVKPIRNGAATIYEFDAMPYGVHLYHCHVAPVARHIGKGLYGMFIIDPPKPRPPADELVLIMGGYDIDGDGRNEMYAFNGLPHFYMQQPIAVQQNQLLRLYVLNMIEFDPVATFHVHANMFQVYRTGRGMSPSEETDVITMGTAERHILELTYRFTGKYMFHPHQDTIAEAGCMGLFDVIAS; translated from the coding sequence ATGGATCGGCAACGTAGAAAAATATTAGAATTGGGTCTTGGTGGTATTGGGTTAATTGGTAGCGCGATCGCCTGTAGTCCGATCGCTACAAATCGAAATAGTGAATCCGATAAATCTGGCAATCCACCCAAAAAAGTTGTGATTCCGCCGATAGATATCAGTGCTGCCTCACAGGAACGCATTAAAACTAGTGGACTCGATCCGATCTCTGCATTGCGAGAATTTGATTATGGCAAGGTAACTCAAGAAAATGGGCGGACAGTGCGCGAGTTTCAGCTAACGGCACAAAGTAAAACAGTTAAACTCAATGCCTCAACTGACTTTATTACTTGGAACGTAAATGATCGCGTGCCAGGACCAACCTTGAGAGCAACAGAAGGCGATCGCATCAGAATTGCCTTTGCCAATCAGGGCGGACATGCCCACTCACTGCATTTTCATGGTGAACATCCTTCAGAAATGGATGGCGTAAAACCCATACGGAATGGGGCTGCAACAATTTATGAATTTGATGCCATGCCCTATGGGGTGCATTTATATCATTGCCATGTCGCACCTGTGGCACGCCATATTGGCAAAGGCTTGTACGGCATGTTTATTATCGACCCACCTAAGCCGCGACCTCCTGCGGATGAGCTGGTGCTAATCATGGGCGGCTATGACATCGATGGGGATGGACGTAATGAGATGTATGCCTTTAACGGATTACCACATTTCTATATGCAGCAACCGATCGCTGTGCAGCAAAATCAGTTATTGCGTTTATATGTTCTTAATATGATCGAGTTTGACCCTGTAGCGACATTTCATGTCCATGCCAATATGTTTCAGGTTTACCGCACAGGACGTGGCATGAGTCCTAGCGAAGAAACCGATGTAATCACAATGGGGACAGCCGAGCGTCACATTCTGGAACTAACCTATCGATTTACGGGTAAGTATATGTTTCACCCCCATCAAGATACGATCGCGGAGGCTGGATGTATGGGCTTATTTGATGTTATTGCTAGTTAG
- a CDS encoding Nif11-like leader peptide family natural product precursor, with amino-acid sequence MAFEQIEAFLKKMQSEPELKNEVLAASTADDVARIALKLGFEFSGDELLRMSGKKVGKITVRKTDIPGEYN; translated from the coding sequence ATGGCTTTTGAGCAAATTGAAGCATTTTTAAAGAAAATGCAGTCTGAACCCGAACTTAAAAACGAAGTACTCGCAGCATCAACCGCAGATGATGTGGCGCGAATAGCCCTAAAGCTTGGTTTTGAATTTTCAGGTGATGAATTATTGAGAATGTCAGGTAAAAAAGTTGGCAAGATTACTGTTAGAAAAACTGATATTCCCGGAGAGTACAACTAA
- a CDS encoding helix-turn-helix domain-containing protein, which translates to MAPYSLDLREKIVANYEAGNTSIREVAKQFQVATKTVQKLLNQYRETGELNHKPLGSPIKSPLEAHQEKILEIVSEHPDWTLWQYCEEVAEQTGVSVTTGSMCRFFQRHNITLKKRPIAMKR; encoded by the coding sequence ATGGCACCTTACTCACTAGATCTCAGAGAAAAGATCGTAGCAAACTACGAAGCAGGAAATACATCGATTCGGGAAGTAGCGAAGCAATTTCAAGTCGCGACGAAAACAGTGCAAAAACTACTGAATCAATACCGAGAGACAGGAGAACTAAACCACAAACCATTAGGTAGTCCAATCAAAAGTCCCCTCGAAGCGCATCAGGAGAAAATCCTCGAAATTGTCTCAGAGCATCCAGATTGGACACTATGGCAGTACTGTGAAGAAGTAGCAGAACAAACAGGAGTATCAGTGACCACAGGCAGCATGTGCCGATTTTTCCAGAGGCATAACATCACTCTAAAAAAAAGACCTATCGCCATGAAAAGGTAA
- a CDS encoding FecR family protein: protein MKSSLFTALFTATIAIALFGCESSSPPPNPSASSTTASSAPVSQPINQAIAKVSMIEDKPVFVTPQQNPQPKEIDAQVGMDLYVSDTVRTEANGKTQVEFNNGVGFRIGGNAVLQIQPQNRLHLKSGKMITWVKPGLKVPTEISTDYGTAAIRGTTAFVEIPKDINQGVRFFSWEGTVAVKLPNQPKEIILLTGEEIIVKPNSPTPPVVRRLDLKEWKEISKTSTLLRSFKTPLPTQTIIDKLVPGQASITKTS from the coding sequence ATGAAAAGTTCTCTGTTTACGGCACTATTTACAGCAACTATTGCGATCGCCCTATTTGGCTGTGAGTCTTCTAGTCCACCCCCTAATCCATCTGCTTCTAGCACCACTGCAAGCAGTGCTCCTGTCAGTCAACCTATCAATCAAGCGATCGCCAAAGTATCAATGATTGAAGACAAGCCTGTATTTGTCACACCGCAACAAAATCCACAACCCAAAGAAATAGATGCTCAAGTCGGGATGGATTTATATGTATCAGACACAGTTCGTACAGAGGCAAATGGCAAAACTCAGGTTGAGTTTAATAATGGTGTAGGTTTTCGGATTGGTGGTAATGCTGTCTTACAGATTCAACCCCAAAATCGGCTACATCTCAAATCAGGCAAGATGATTACTTGGGTGAAACCGGGATTAAAAGTCCCAACAGAAATCTCTACTGATTATGGAACTGCCGCTATTCGTGGCACAACTGCTTTTGTGGAAATTCCTAAGGATATCAATCAAGGCGTTAGATTTTTCTCTTGGGAAGGAACGGTAGCGGTTAAGTTACCCAATCAGCCTAAAGAGATTATTTTGCTAACAGGCGAAGAAATCATTGTAAAACCAAATTCTCCAACTCCACCAGTTGTCCGTCGCTTAGATCTCAAAGAGTGGAAAGAAATTTCTAAAACAAGTACATTACTCCGCAGCTTTAAGACTCCTCTACCAACTCAAACAATTATTGATAAGCTCGTTCCCGGACAAGCAAGCATAACTAAAACTTCTTAA
- a CDS encoding ParA family protein produces MGQVIATVNMKGGVGKTTLTVNIATCLAKIHRKKVLVVDLDTQISATLSMISPAEFAKCRKENRTLRHLVSQAITRYGVHVEDPEEKIYQVRDIVIPHVCKVQGLDLLVGDIDLYDEFLVSEMLYNRSLLYEEKQTFQQTWSKFEQGLIRGILAPAIKNYDFIILDCAPGYNLITRSSIVASDYYLMPARPEPLSVVGIQLLERRIEKLREVYRDDKSVNIQLLGIIFSMSAGFTLSRYYNKVMDRVSNDFSSAKIFKTKIPNDVSIAKAVDDFVPVSLSNPNSGGAKAFAEVSAELLKKLDISLGMKEQTSRLSLVDLE; encoded by the coding sequence ATGGGTCAAGTAATCGCAACAGTCAATATGAAAGGTGGAGTAGGTAAAACCACCTTAACCGTAAATATTGCCACATGCCTAGCCAAAATCCACCGCAAAAAGGTTTTAGTTGTTGATTTAGATACTCAAATCAGTGCAACTCTGAGCATGATTTCACCCGCCGAATTTGCCAAATGCCGCAAAGAAAATCGCACACTTAGACATCTTGTAAGTCAAGCAATCACTCGTTATGGTGTGCATGTTGAAGATCCTGAAGAGAAAATATACCAAGTTAGAGATATTGTCATTCCCCATGTTTGTAAAGTCCAAGGCTTAGACCTTCTAGTGGGCGATATTGACCTATACGATGAGTTCCTAGTCTCAGAGATGCTCTATAACCGTTCTCTCCTCTACGAAGAAAAGCAAACCTTCCAACAGACATGGAGCAAATTTGAGCAGGGTTTAATCAGAGGTATTCTCGCTCCTGCAATTAAAAACTATGATTTCATCATTCTTGACTGCGCCCCCGGATATAACCTAATCACGCGCAGTAGTATTGTGGCAAGCGATTATTACCTCATGCCTGCAAGACCTGAACCCCTTTCTGTAGTCGGGATTCAACTATTAGAAAGACGCATTGAGAAACTCCGCGAAGTCTATAGAGATGACAAGTCTGTAAATATTCAACTATTAGGCATCATATTTAGTATGTCCGCAGGCTTTACCCTGAGCCGATATTACAATAAAGTCATGGATCGGGTAAGTAATGATTTTAGTAGTGCCAAGATTTTTAAAACTAAAATTCCCAATGATGTAAGTATTGCCAAAGCTGTGGATGATTTTGTTCCTGTGTCATTATCTAACCCCAACTCAGGTGGTGCAAAGGCTTTCGCAGAAGTATCCGCAGAACTTTTGAAAAAGTTAGATATCTCTCTCGGCATGAAGGAGCAAACTTCAAGATTGAGTTTGGTTGATTTGGAATAA
- a CDS encoding cytochrome b/b6 domain-containing protein, producing MSRTAPYQPVLLRLLHSAIALLVFGSLITGFMVYDRYDKRFGTLNLPIIRDTQGIHGTIALAFLCLLPIFAIYCFHIGDRRLIQKESLKQLQEVGKPIWWISLQRFANSLLLLSATFAVITGRMMQEEWLPTGELNHVWYIGHLIGWLLMIVSIAIHLLMSAKVGGLPLLLSIYNWKIRPEDMPKFWLRGFKIKPSTTFLFIFEVLVIGGIAIAFILPAIFPAPQVG from the coding sequence ATGTCGCGTACTGCCCCGTACCAGCCTGTCCTTTTACGATTGCTACATAGCGCGATCGCTCTATTAGTATTTGGCTCATTGATTACAGGCTTTATGGTTTATGACCGATACGACAAAAGATTTGGGACGCTTAATTTACCAATTATCCGTGATACCCAAGGTATTCATGGCACGATCGCTTTAGCCTTTTTATGTCTTTTACCGATCTTTGCCATTTACTGCTTTCATATAGGCGATCGCCGTCTGATCCAAAAGGAATCTCTCAAACAACTCCAAGAAGTAGGAAAACCGATTTGGTGGATCTCATTACAGCGATTTGCCAATAGTTTGCTCCTACTATCTGCAACATTTGCCGTTATTACAGGACGAATGATGCAGGAAGAATGGCTACCCACTGGAGAACTTAATCACGTTTGGTATATTGGGCATTTAATAGGATGGCTATTAATGATTGTTAGCATAGCCATCCATCTATTAATGAGTGCCAAGGTTGGAGGCTTACCCCTATTGCTCTCAATTTACAACTGGAAGATTCGCCCAGAGGACATGCCTAAATTTTGGTTGCGAGGGTTTAAAATTAAGCCTTCCACGACATTTCTCTTCATTTTTGAAGTATTGGTTATTGGTGGTATTGCGATCGCCTTTATCTTGCCAGCCATATTTCCAGCACCTCAAGTAGGATAG
- a CDS encoding tyrosine-type recombinase/integrase produces MTLQSDLSERLLRACDRDTLAGQRDYAILRLLIENSLKRQQVAAININDVDCEGRSLQVDKCYKRQGQSHQKEIISLSLDTAAALQDWLNLTHLPSEDEDTPTPLFISLDRAKYGHRLTGTAIYSIVKRAATNAGINDAIAPEQLRFSQEKYALNQDFETLNKTIIGTSETQSRPIAVSKLEAENQNRTYLDTDETQMSAVSSGIPYALTGFNPDILTSLLADKRSLNTRRAYEKDLRYFFLAAYGQKPTETVIAQFLQLNRFEAIAIALRYKSDLITQGLKESTINRRLSALKSLVNFAAKLGKCNWNLNDVQTEIVQTYRDTTGIKPDGIRTMLLKIDRTTIKGKRDFAILRLLWDNALRRNEVVSANIGDFDYEARSLQILGKGRGSQKSLISLSMGTANAIQDWLSQLKTKNSDRPLFQSLDPVNHGHRLTGTAIYQIVDQLARDSGITKKMSPHRIRHSAITAALDATNGNVRKVQKLSRHKKLDTLMLYDDNRTNMQGEVSSLLGDLI; encoded by the coding sequence ATGACCTTACAGAGCGACTTATCAGAGCGACTTCTGAGGGCTTGCGATCGCGATACATTGGCAGGTCAGCGTGATTATGCAATTTTGCGATTACTCATCGAGAATTCTCTAAAGCGCCAGCAGGTTGCCGCGATTAATATTAATGATGTCGATTGTGAGGGGCGATCGCTACAGGTTGATAAATGCTACAAGCGGCAAGGGCAATCACACCAGAAGGAAATTATTAGTCTCAGTTTAGACACAGCCGCCGCATTACAGGACTGGCTCAATTTAACGCATCTTCCTAGCGAGGATGAGGATACTCCAACACCGCTATTTATATCCCTAGATCGCGCTAAATATGGGCATAGGCTGACGGGAACCGCAATCTATAGCATTGTCAAACGGGCGGCGACTAATGCGGGGATTAACGATGCGATCGCTCCTGAACAGTTGCGATTTAGCCAAGAGAAATATGCCTTAAATCAAGATTTTGAGACACTTAATAAGACTATAATTGGGACTAGTGAGACTCAATCGAGACCAATAGCTGTATCTAAATTAGAAGCTGAGAATCAAAATAGGACTTATCTAGATACAGATGAGACTCAAATGAGCGCTGTTTCTAGTGGAATTCCCTATGCTTTGACGGGATTTAATCCAGACATTCTCACTTCTCTCCTCGCAGACAAACGGAGTCTCAATACTAGACGCGCCTATGAGAAGGATTTACGTTACTTTTTTCTGGCTGCCTATGGACAAAAGCCAACGGAGACAGTGATTGCCCAATTTTTGCAGTTAAATCGTTTTGAGGCGATCGCGATCGCGCTGCGTTACAAGTCAGATCTGATTACTCAAGGTTTAAAAGAATCGACAATTAACCGTCGTCTATCGGCTCTCAAATCCTTAGTAAATTTCGCTGCCAAACTAGGCAAATGCAATTGGAATCTCAATGATGTCCAAACTGAGATAGTCCAAACCTATCGCGATACAACAGGCATTAAGCCCGATGGTATCCGCACAATGCTTTTAAAAATAGATCGAACTACCATCAAGGGAAAACGTGATTTCGCAATTTTGAGACTACTGTGGGACAATGCCCTGCGTCGCAATGAAGTAGTTAGCGCGAATATCGGTGATTTTGACTATGAAGCGCGATCGCTACAAATCTTGGGCAAGGGACGTGGCTCTCAAAAGAGTCTCATTAGTCTTAGTATGGGAACTGCTAACGCAATTCAAGACTGGTTATCTCAACTTAAGACGAAAAATAGTGATCGCCCATTATTTCAATCCCTCGATCCCGTCAATCACGGACATAGACTGACTGGCACGGCAATTTACCAAATTGTCGATCAACTTGCGCGAGACTCAGGCATTACCAAAAAAATGTCTCCCCACCGTATTCGCCACTCTGCGATTACAGCCGCCCTTGATGCCACCAATGGTAATGTCCGCAAGGTGCAAAAACTCTCGCGTCATAAAAAGCTAGATACATTAATGCTCTACGACGATAACCGCACTAATATGCAAGGTGAAGTATCGAGTTTATTAGGTGATCTGATTTAG
- the tftA gene encoding hormogonium tapered terminus morphoprotein TftA → MGKIFISAGHSVFEGSFRDLSEGVGGIIEMAELVATRDLVIAELRSRGIAIAVPSDDLTLEETIAWINSRATSQDVALSLNLDTVTSPELRGATTYYIANNTIRKRQAEIITNALTKRVPEITNRGAKADTIASIGNLSFCRQIVIPSILLELVFANTSQDRLLMQTRRRDYAIGIADGVQAWINETATTIPVFTPANRIPVTRPVTYPEININLNGQSYEEKGILVAGNVLVPADLVDRLGFDLNQIPLTCRLRYQSIVYVQAIALRELNTSVSWDSTTRTLYLKTIFKVFTGQIDQIMGVGNASEVQLLMFLKNNNETALTNYGDLPHIYREEAEIEGVNHDIAFCQMCIETGFLRFGRGIEPEQNNFASLGAAPSASAMAKVSGASFVDQRTGVRAHIQHLKAYASNAPLFQPVVAPRFHLVARGVALVLNQLTGRWAIDPLYDRKILALIRRLYESAGIF, encoded by the coding sequence ATGGGCAAAATATTTATTTCCGCAGGTCATAGCGTTTTTGAAGGTTCGTTCCGCGATCTCAGTGAAGGAGTTGGTGGAATAATCGAAATGGCTGAATTGGTAGCCACTAGAGATCTAGTAATTGCTGAATTACGATCGCGGGGGATTGCGATCGCTGTACCTAGTGATGACCTGACCTTAGAAGAGACGATCGCATGGATTAATTCAAGGGCAACTAGTCAAGATGTGGCTCTATCACTTAATCTCGATACAGTTACTTCACCAGAATTACGAGGAGCTACAACCTATTACATCGCCAATAATACGATTCGCAAACGTCAAGCGGAAATTATTACCAATGCCTTAACAAAGCGTGTTCCTGAAATTACTAATCGAGGCGCGAAAGCGGACACGATCGCTAGTATTGGCAATTTGAGCTTTTGTCGCCAAATTGTCATTCCTTCAATTTTGTTGGAATTAGTTTTTGCAAATACTTCACAGGATCGCCTACTGATGCAAACAAGGCGGCGGGACTATGCGATCGGTATTGCCGATGGCGTACAGGCATGGATTAATGAAACAGCAACTACGATTCCTGTATTCACTCCCGCGAACCGTATCCCCGTCACCAGGCCTGTTACCTATCCAGAAATTAATATCAATCTCAATGGGCAGAGTTATGAAGAAAAGGGAATTTTAGTCGCAGGGAATGTCTTAGTCCCAGCCGATTTGGTTGATCGCCTCGGCTTCGATCTGAATCAAATTCCTTTAACCTGTCGTCTGCGCTATCAAAGTATTGTCTATGTACAGGCGATCGCTCTACGTGAACTGAATACTTCTGTATCTTGGGATAGCACCACCCGCACCCTCTATCTAAAAACGATTTTTAAGGTATTCACGGGGCAAATTGATCAGATCATGGGTGTGGGTAATGCCTCAGAAGTGCAATTATTGATGTTCCTCAAAAATAATAATGAGACTGCCCTCACCAACTATGGCGATTTACCACATATATATCGTGAGGAAGCAGAAATCGAAGGCGTAAATCATGATATTGCCTTTTGTCAAATGTGCATTGAAACAGGATTTCTCAGATTTGGCAGAGGTATTGAACCTGAACAAAATAACTTTGCCAGTCTTGGTGCTGCACCTTCGGCAAGTGCAATGGCTAAAGTGTCAGGAGCGAGTTTTGTCGATCAACGTACAGGTGTGAGAGCGCATATCCAACATCTTAAAGCCTATGCCAGTAATGCCCCTCTATTTCAACCTGTCGTTGCGCCGAGATTCCATTTGGTAGCGCGAGGCGTTGCCCTAGTCTTAAATCAACTCACAGGACGCTGGGCGATCGATCCTCTCTATGATCGCAAAATCCTCGCCCTCATCCGCCGCCTCTATGAATCCGCAGGCATTTTCTAA
- a CDS encoding NIL domain-containing protein produces the protein MKKRVNLTFPKRAINIPLTYRLAKDFNIAANIIRAQVAPNKVGKMVLELSGDIDQLEEAVEWMRSQDIEVSLHGREIVIDDTACVDCGLCTGVCPTEALTLDPKSFQLTFTRSRCVVCEQCIAACPVNAISINL, from the coding sequence ATGAAAAAAAGAGTTAATCTCACCTTCCCTAAACGGGCGATCAACATTCCCCTCACCTATCGGCTTGCCAAAGATTTTAATATTGCCGCAAATATCATCCGTGCTCAAGTTGCCCCCAATAAAGTCGGCAAGATGGTACTAGAGCTATCAGGGGATATCGACCAACTCGAAGAAGCCGTCGAATGGATGCGATCGCAAGATATCGAGGTTTCATTACATGGGCGCGAAATTGTAATTGACGATACTGCCTGTGTTGACTGTGGCTTATGCACTGGTGTATGCCCCACTGAAGCTCTAACCCTCGATCCTAAGAGCTTTCAACTCACCTTTACGCGATCGCGATGTGTAGTTTGCGAACAATGTATAGCGGCTTGTCCTGTAAACGCCATCTCGATTAATCTATAG
- a CDS encoding DedA family protein, whose protein sequence is MHFEFFSLEIIQEWTQQYGYWIVFLGIMLENAGIPLPGETITLVGGFLAGNGELRYPLVLLCTVAGAILGDSAGYWLGRWGGLPVLEKIGKLFRMPTDEIAIAREKFRGSADRAVFFGRFIAILRIFAGPMAGLSGMSYSRFLFFNATGALVWGVVTTGVAYYAGTLIPLETLVSGVVKISSIILSAVVLWFGAPPTFRFLKAKFIDWRTSRKPQNANPSHPHLQAGQESPVLLPIAEDKVMVKQAIEND, encoded by the coding sequence ATGCATTTTGAGTTTTTTTCGCTAGAAATTATTCAAGAATGGACGCAACAGTATGGATACTGGATCGTTTTCTTGGGCATTATGCTTGAGAATGCTGGCATCCCATTACCGGGGGAAACGATTACGCTGGTAGGCGGCTTCCTAGCTGGAAATGGTGAATTGCGCTATCCATTAGTTTTGCTATGTACCGTAGCAGGAGCAATCCTTGGAGATAGTGCAGGCTATTGGTTAGGTCGTTGGGGTGGTTTACCTGTCCTAGAAAAAATTGGTAAATTATTTCGGATGCCCACCGATGAAATTGCGATCGCCCGTGAGAAATTCCGTGGTAGTGCCGATCGCGCAGTTTTTTTTGGAAGGTTTATCGCCATCTTGCGAATTTTTGCAGGACCAATGGCAGGGCTATCGGGGATGTCCTACTCAAGGTTCCTCTTTTTTAACGCTACAGGTGCTTTGGTTTGGGGTGTAGTTACTACAGGTGTTGCCTACTATGCAGGCACGCTAATTCCTCTTGAAACCTTGGTATCTGGAGTTGTGAAAATCAGCTCAATCATTTTAAGTGCAGTTGTCCTATGGTTTGGCGCACCACCTACATTTCGGTTCCTAAAAGCCAAGTTCATTGATTGGCGCACTTCCCGTAAGCCTCAAAATGCTAATCCTAGTCATCCACATCTACAAGCGGGGCAAGAGTCACCTGTATTATTACCGATCGCTGAAGATAAGGTAATGGTTAAACAGGCGATCGAAAATGACTAA